Proteins encoded together in one Lepus europaeus isolate LE1 chromosome 13, mLepTim1.pri, whole genome shotgun sequence window:
- the LOC133772591 gene encoding elongation factor 1-alpha 1-like codes for MGKEKTHINIVVIGHVDSGKSTTTGHLIYKCGGIDKRTIEKFEKEAAEMGKGSFKYAWVLDKLKAERERGITIDISLWKFETSKYYVTIIDAPGHRDFIKNMITGTSQADCAVLIVAAGVGEFEAGISKNGQTREHALLAYTLGVKQLIVGVNKMDSTEPPYSQKRYEEIVKEVSTYIKKIGYNPDTVAFVPISGWNGDNMLEPSANMPWFKGWKVTRKDGNASGTTLLEALDCILPPTRPTDKPLRLPLQDVYKIGGIGTVPVGRVETGVLKPGMVVTFAPVNVTTEVKSVEMHHEALSEALPGDNVGFNVKNVSVKDVRRGNVAGDSKNDPPMEAAGFTAQVIILNHPGQISAGYAPVLDCHTAHIACKFAELKEKIDRRSGKKLEGGPKFLKSGDAAIVDMVPGKPMCVESFSDYPPLGRFAVRDMRQTVAVGVIKAVDKKAAGAGKVTKSAQKAQKAK; via the coding sequence atgggaaaggaaaagaCTCACATCAACATCGTCGTCATTGGCCACGTAGATTCGGGCAAGTCCACCACCACTGGCCATCTGATCTACAAATGTGGTGGCATCGACAAAAGAACCATTGAAAAATTTGAGAAGGAGGCTGCCGAGATGGGAAAGGGCTCCTTCAAGTATGCCTGGGTCTTGGATAAACTGAAAGCCGAGCGTGAGCGTGGTATCACCATTGACATCTCCCTGTGGAAATTTGAGACCAGCAAGTATTACGTGACTATCATTGATGCCCCAGGACACAGAGACTTCATCAAAAACATGATTACAGGCACATCTCAGGCTGACTGTGCTGTCCTGATTGTTGCTGCTGGTGTCGGGGAATTTGAAGCTGGTATCTCCAAGAACGGGCAGACCCGTGAGCATGCCCTTCTGGCTTACACGCTGGGTGTGAAACAACTAATTGTTGGTGTTAACAAGATGGATTCCACTGAGCCACCCTACAGCCAGAAGAGATACGAGGAAATCGTTAAGGAAGTCAGCACCTACATTAAGAAAATTGGCTACAACCCTGACACAGTAGCATTTGTGCCAATTTCTGGTTGGAACGGTGACAACATGCTGGAGCCAAGTGCTAATATGCCTTGGTTCAAGGGATGGAAAGTCACCCGCAAAGATGGCAATGCCAGTGGAACCACACTGCTTGAAGCCCTGGATTGCATCCTTCCACCAACTAGACCAACTGACAAGCCTCTGCGTCTGCCGCTACAGGACGTCTACAAAATTGGTGGTATTGGCACTGTACCTGTGGGCCGAGTGGAGACTGGTGTTCTCAAACCTGGCATGGTGGTAACTTTTGCTCCAGTCAACGTCACAACTGAAGTCAAGTCCGTCGAAATGCACCACGAAGCTTTGAGTGAAGCTCTTCCTGGGGACAATGTGGGCTTCAACGTCAAGAACGTGTCTGTCAAAGATGTTCGTCGTGGCAACGTTGCTGGGGACAGCAAAAATGACCCGCCAATGGAAGCAGCTGGCTTCACTGCTCAGGTGATCATCCTGAACCATCCAGGTCAGATCAGTGCTGGGTATGCCCCTGTGCTGGATTGTCACACAGCTCACATTGCTTGCAAGTTTGCTGAGCTGAAGGAAAAGATTGATCGTCGTTCTGGAAAGAAGTTGGAAGGTGGCCCtaaattcttgaaatctggtgatGCTGCCATTGTTGATATGGTTCCTGGCAAGCCCATGTGTGTCGAGAGCTTCTCTGACTATCCTCCTCTGGGTCGTTTCGCTGTCCGTGATATGAGACAGACGGTTGCTGTGGGTGTGATCAAAGCAGTGGACAAGAAGGCTGCTGGAGCTGGCAAGGTCACCAAGTCTGCCCAGAAAGCTCAGAAGGCTAAATGA